Below is a window of Apodemus sylvaticus chromosome 5, mApoSyl1.1, whole genome shotgun sequence DNA.
TTCCCAGAGTACCTGCTCTTGGTAATTCCTCCTAGACAGATTTAAATATTCATAGATGATGCtatacattgtttcttttttccttttatttttattcttttttcttgttttaacaaGATTGGCTCATGCTATCCATACTGTTCTGTaacttaattttttcatttattgtacTTTGGACATCTTTTTATATTGTTACACACAgctttgtttcattctttttaagGTAAGCCTTTCTATTGCTAAATAAGTCAGTGTGGTAGCCTTGTCTGCTAACTAAGTAGTCATGCAGCATGCAGATGATAATAGCCTAcagtgtttccttttttaattctGCTTTATTCCCTGCAGTAAAATGAAGGGGTCCGATAACCAGGAAAAGCTAGTCTACCAAATCATAGAggatgctgggaataaaggtgagCGTGGGAAGGCTGATGTGCTGTCTTAGGTCTAGTCCTAAAGTGTTGTGttgctctgtttattttttagcAGAAGGTcccaccatgtagaccaggctttcgTACTTGGTAGGATCTCCTTGCTTCGTCTTCCTGAttgctgagattgcaggcatgCCCATTACATTAATGTACAACTAAGCATGTATGTTTTAAACATAGTCTCTTTCTTCAtgtacaattttctttatttgaaagaaaactccTAACTCCCCACAATGGGTATTTATTGAATGTACGAACTATagcctaattttttttctgtcatacaAGTGGAATGTTGTTTAAATAATAGATGTACATGCATGGAAGCAGTTAAACTTTTGTATTTTTCCCCCCATGGTTGAAGATGACAGATGTGCCTGATTCAAATTCAAGTTCCTTTTTACTTACAGTCTTAAGTGAAACTATCAAGAAATTGAGATTAGGGTAAAAGATCGGATAGGAGATGTGATGTAAGCTAATTCAACAGTGTTCATGAGttccatgggttttttttttttttcattacaaaaatgttcttgttttatatatattttagaaaatatcccTCTAGGTGGTGATACATCCCTGTATCCTAGTACTaggggaggcagatgcaggtggatctctgagttcaaggccagcatcgTCTGTGTAGCCTAGTGAGGccctgtcaaaaaacaaacagaacaaaacaaacaaacaacaaacccaaacaaaacaaaaccacaccaaGATTCCAGGAAAGTTTTAGTTAGAGTGTAAAGCATACACTTTCTCCCTGGCTCTTGTAGTCTTTCTATAAAGTGTTTGTTTCTTCAGGCTTTAGTTTCTGAAAACAGTTCTAAACTTTGTGTTAAATGATATCCTATCAGCTTTCCTATTTTCTTACAGGAATATGGAGCAGAGATATTCGGTACAAAAGTAACTTGCCGTTAACAGAAATCAACAAAATTCTCAAGAATTTGGAAAGTAAAAAGCTAATTAAAGCTGTGAAGTCTGTAGCAGTGAGTAGCTGGCTTTTTTCccacccccccagacagggtttctctgtatagccctggctgtaatAGCTGGTTTTCTGGGTTTCACCCTGTAGTTCACTAAGGCAGCTGAACCGGCCATATTGTTGGCTTCATTTGTTAATTTATGTGAGATTAAGAcaaatggttttgttgttgttttttgtttttttggtttttttttaaaaaaaataaaaatgtagctcCTTTTGTGCTGGCTTTAACTTGCTGCATACTGGACTCTTGAGGTCTCGCCTGTTCCCAACTTTGTCCTGTGTTCTACGGAAAAGAGAGTCTGGAGCCTTGAGTACATTCCCTAGTTGTATGAGGTAACTCAGTTTATCCTTGCACATTGTCTCACTCAACAAGTGTTTGTTGATAGAATATGACAGGTACTCTTTTGCACTTGGAGTATGTTAATAACCAAGTCAGAGCAAGATCCCTGCGTGTGTCTTACACCaaatttgtgtttttccttttctttctctctctggaatATTCAGTGATAAAAAAGATGACCTATAATGAAGACAGAGTGGTCTTAATGCTTGTTGGTTGGTGTAAGAAATCACACTGGCAATTCCAACTAGGTGACATTGTAGGAAAGTCAGTAAAAAGTTAAATGTTTGCTGGTCTTTGGGGTAAGGTCTACGGAACGTAAAATAGATGAAGCACAAGAGATGTTTTGGGGCAGCTAAACTGTTTTATAAACAAAAGCATGTGTTGAGACCTATAGACAATGCACAGAGTAATCTTAATTGttctgtgttattttattttgagagagggaTCTcaaaatatatactaatataaCCAAAAGTAATAATATAACCAGGGCTGGTTTTGAATGTCCTGAATACAGGGTCTTTCCTGCCTTAACCACCTGAGTCATGGGATTTCaaggtgtatgctaccatgcccagccatctgcctcattttttaatattttaaaagttacttaGACATTAAGGGAATGGCAGAGTGGAATGCAGAAACTAGTGGTTGGGTGTggcccagcagttaggagcactgactactcttcctcttagaggacccaggtttagttcactgcacctacatggtagctcacaaccatctgtacctccaattctaggagatctgacaccctcttcaagCCTTTGTGGGTAATAGCCCAGACATACACCAATACCCACACACATTaagtaagtaattttaaaattaaaataactggCAGAATGTTGGAAACCACACCACTAGGGGTTAGAGGAATAGGCACTGACCTAAGTACTTGTAGAAATGATTGATATCTATAAAACGAAAGGCAAAGGGAAGTGTGCTTAAACACTGCACTGTGTCTGAAGCAGTgttctcttccttcctgtgagGCTTCTGATCTATTGTACATAGCAGACCATGGACAGTGCTGGCTGCAGTATAGTTCCCCTGGAAGATGGCCATCTCTTTAGAGGATAGTCCCAAGTTCAGAAATCTGCTATCTTTGTAGTAATTCTGTACATTGAAAGTGTTCTAAAATATAAACTTTACTGTTTAAGGTTTTCTAGAAACTTAGTTTCTAGAAAAGTTTTCAAAGAAATGATCTGTGCATATTCTTTCCTAGGCTTCCAAAAAGAAGGTTTATATGCTCTATAACCTGCAGCCAGACCGATCTGTGACTGGCGGAGCCTGGTACAGTGACCAGGATTTTGAATCGGAATTTGTTGAGGTGCTTAATCAACAGTGTTTCAAATTCCTACAAAGCAAGGTGAGGTCATTAAAAAAAGTGACTTTGTGAAAGATTAATCTttgtatattgtattttataagaTCAAAAATCCTAAAAATTGGAAATTTTTACCGTATGAGCTACTGTTGGTGTGGCACAACACTTTAGCACTAACATGCATTTTTGCTTGAGCCTCCTGTTCTCATCTTTCAGGCAGAGACAGCAAAAGAAAGTAAACAGAATCCAGTGATACAGAGAAACAGTTCATTTGCTTCATCACATGAAGTGTGGAAGTACATCTGTGAACTGGGCATCAGTAAGGTCAGAGCTTATTTCTGCCCTGTCTATATGGTCTAGTCTTCCTCACAAGGCTGTAGCTTTGGTGTGGTTGTTCCATGTGCCCTTTCAGGCACACATTGTGCTGAACCCACTTTGGAAAAGCACTGTCCTAAAGTAGGCAGAGGCCCTTACCGTGTCTGACTTCGGTGAGCTCTTCTCAGTTCAGTCCTGGCAATGCTGTTCACCCAGATTGAGAATGTTTTAATAAGTTTGATTGTGTGATAGTTGAGTTTGTTACAGTGTTAGTATGATTTATCGATACTTTACTTAAACAAATGTAAGCACCGGTTTGAAGACCTTTGCATAAGGATACTGATGCTTTTCATGGTCTGTAAAGAAGTCAGAGTAGCATTTGGAGAAGTCATTTTCAGTTCCTGGTTCCCAAATTTCTCATTGATAAACTATTAGGAACTCAAGTTATTTCATGTCTCAAGTGTCTCTCTATAAAGACATTTTAAGAATGTCCATCAAATTCTTGGGGAGAGAAATttctttgtggggttttggttGCCAAAGAAATGTCACTTCATATGCCTTCtaggttttcttttaaagattgatGACATCAGTGTGAGGCTCAGCATGAAGACAGACTTCTATCCTCGGCATGCCAGTGGTCTACGTGCATGTGGACTGTTACTTACCTTATTTGTGACTTCCATTACTCTTCCCCAGGCGTGGCTTTCCACTTGACTGAGCAGCTGCGACCACTTGCTGTTTGTAATGCCTTCTCTGAAAGGACGTCTCCTTGTCCTTCATGCACGCTTTCTATATCCCCCTTTCTAGGTAGAGTTGTCCATGGAGGACATTGAAACCATCTTGAACACACTCATTTATGATGGCAAAGTGGAGATGACTATCATTGCTGCGAAGGAAGGCACCGTTGGCAGTGTTGATGGACACATGAAACTATACAGGGCAGTCAACCCGATCCTCCCACCTACAGGCTTGGTCCGGGCACCCTGTGGACTCTGTCCCGTAAGTGAAAGCTGCTTCACTGTTGTTCTCTCACCATCATAGCAGATGCCAGAAAGACACGACCGGCACAGCAGGCTTCCCACCTGTAAGTGTCACCTAACCCCAGATTGTTAGGTTAATGAATAGGACTTTCATTCTTTCTTAGAACTCAGGCTAGGGACACGCGCTTCTGTTCTGGGGCCTGAAATGGATACTTTTTCACTGAGACCAACCATTCTTCTTTGTAGGGAAGAAAATGAGATTTGTTGAAAACACACTATGGCCAGGCagtagtagcacatgcctttaatcccagcacttgagaggtagagacaggcggatttctgagttcaaggccagcttggtttacagagtgaattccaggacagccagggctacacaaagaaaccctgtctcgaaaaacgaaaagaaagaaaggaaggaaggaaggaaggaaggaaggaaggaaggaaggaaggaaggaaggaaggaaggaaggaaagaaagaaaagaaggaaggaaggaaggaaggaaaggaaagaaggaaggaaggaaggaaggaaggaaggaaggaaggaaggaaggaaggaaaccccACTATGAACCAAACATATTCTAATCCTTCCATTGTCTTTGGAGCTAGTGGTGTTATTTCTTTCCTCTAAAGTGTGAGGGGACTTAGGGATGGGTGTGGCTCAGCAGCAGCGCACATGCTGAGTGTGCACAGGCCCTCTCTTCTCCAGATTTGATCCCCATTACCCTCCccccaaggaaaagaagaaagttaaATTTAAGCAGAAAATAtcacttaaaataaatataatgatttttttccagtaTGACTTAGCACTTTTGCTCATTCATTCCTGAAGCTATAGGGAGCAAAAGGCATTTCCCATCCTTACGCAGTTTATATGCATGGGCTGCTACTCTGCCATATTCATCATGATAGCCTTTGTACCCCTGAGCTCTTTGTGACCCAGTTTCAACTCCTAGACAGAACCAACATCCTGGTAATTCTACGTAGCACCCTGTGAAGATAGTTAAACACAGAATATCTTCaacttaataaaaattaaatttgtctATAAGTATAGTACTCACTTCATTCCTGTGCACCTGCTGATAACCTTTACCCAGGTAAAAGGGCAGGTGAGTGGGTTCATCTTTATGCTATGTTAGTATGCCTCCAGGCAGGGTGGTATAcaccttagtcccagcacttgggaggcagaggcagttggatctctgattCCTGCCTGTTCAACATAGTgaattccatgacagccaggattacatagtgagatcctgtcttaaaaaacaaaaagaaccaaacaaaaccaaaatataaaaacttATAGTTAACCATGACCACATAGTAGGCATTGTTAAAGTATGCTCTTCGTTTCCGTCCTTATCTTCTTCAAGGagaagtttttttctttctttttccttcttttaatacCGCTTTAAGTCAGTGGGGTTTTGATACTTTAAAACTTGAATTTg
It encodes the following:
- the Polr3f gene encoding DNA-directed RNA polymerase III subunit RPC6, which gives rise to MAEVKVKVQPPDADPVEIENRIIELCHQFPHGITDQVIQNEMPHIEAQQRAVAINRLLSMGQLDLLRSNTGLLYRIKDSQNAGKMKGSDNQEKLVYQIIEDAGNKGIWSRDIRYKSNLPLTEINKILKNLESKKLIKAVKSVAASKKKVYMLYNLQPDRSVTGGAWYSDQDFESEFVEVLNQQCFKFLQSKAETAKESKQNPVIQRNSSFASSHEVWKYICELGISKVELSMEDIETILNTLIYDGKVEMTIIAAKEGTVGSVDGHMKLYRAVNPILPPTGLVRAPCGLCPVFDDCHEGGEISPSNCIYMTEWLEF